A genomic window from Plutella xylostella chromosome 23, ilPluXylo3.1, whole genome shotgun sequence includes:
- the LOC105388343 gene encoding toll-like receptor 6 — MTKNFYSMVSLKVWMCLVLVAGARARSAPPAPVGCQWDYSDAKLSESNFLTCNIKTIGSADFLFKNITTAQAYNINKLKLTCTDLLFFESSLHMNTGSFLGQLRKLEDLRIEYCKIRYVPATVLSPLRDLTSLTLRSYNTDWPAMTMEFHAESFRGLMELRSLDLGDNNIYMLPSEVFCPLFSLESLNLTNNRIQDISEIGFSDWGKGPIAPGKSCNTGLKMLDLSHNNVLRLPDNGLSSLRSLEVLKIQNNLINEIGDRAFVGLNSLKILNLSGNKLVAVPPELFQSSRVIKQISLANNSLSVLAPGLLEGLDQLEKLDLSRNRLTNDWVNRDTFAGLIRLVILNLSHNSLIRLDPKSFQDLNNLQVLNLDNNAIETISNGAFAELRNLHQLSISDNRMKALNEHIFCNLFVLSQLYLDNNQISVINERSFENITYLQDLGLNGNSLNMIPDGIKKLRFLKSLDVGKNNITKVSNTSFEGLEELYGLRLVDNHITSIPKDTFSTLPSLQVLNLASNKIENVEQDAFLSNPTLKAIRLDGNKLTDIRGVFNKLNTLGWLNISDNKLIYFDYSYMPESLEWLDIHSNNITKLDNEQNAQQNIRMLDVSYNALENVDERSIPDSIEVLFLNNNKIHTIHPGTFLQKRNLEKVIITDNKLRTVELSAFTLPHIPKHRMLPKFFIGNNPFVCNCHMIWLQKINLWNHMRQYPRFMDLDTVTCEVVNNKYGGKANLMDVPETQFLCSYETHCSSSCSCCDFEACDCKMACPEGCSCFHDSNWNSNVIDCSNVGYTEVPEKIPMDATELYLDGNDFGALNSHLFIGKKKLHKLYLNNSNIISIDNDTLNGLHSLNVLHLESNHLTELTGGEFSQTKHLRELYLNDNLLTSVANKTFESLSSLRIAHLQGNKILDLDKKLAHIVHLENVNVQGNLFTCTCANVMPLQNWFKKNYEDPADMFCASENGVTSNLTVYDVIDNCRDSSVTDNTIPTENQPYQFDEVSTIKLNFVPLLAVVLISVILILLFGALAFSFRQNVRLWAHSKYGVRLFKSASIQESELDRDRLYDGYSVYSLLDDDFVSKVIAPAMEHAGYTMCFHYRDLQLAHESYLSDQVTNAAESSKRILVFVSFNFLQNEWSKVSFKEAMKHVISSIHPSIRRHRVVFILTTDVSALNLDLDFQNYLKTCTVLLWGEKKFWEKIRFVMPDISNLQWNKDSLHYNHDNMCPNARRHPSRYTASPTAPEHWYKYDAIPPQTPTTVNVGINIEDDTSMLTNTTMTSQIQDGDPLHHSYISIDTQNYEQPYGGRPRPPNTLRKHPGHVSPSALDEQGYLQPRSSVHECLPQTHLSTHRL, encoded by the coding sequence ATGACCAAAAACTTTTACAGTATGGTTTCGTTAAAAGTTTGGATGTGTTTGGTTTTGGTGGCCGGTGCGCGCGCACGCTctgcgccgcccgcccccgtcGGCTGTCAGTGGGACTATTCGGATGCAAAGTTAAGTGAATCTAACTTTCTCACGTGTAACATAAAAACGATCGGCTCGGCGGActtcttgtttaaaaacattacTACGGCGCAGGCGTACAACATCAACAAACTGAAACTGACATGCACCGATCTACTTTTCTTTGAAAGCTCGTTGCACATGAACACAGGCAGTTTTTTGGGTCAACTGCGTAAACTTGAAGACTTGCGCATTGAATACTGCAAAATACGTTACGTGCCAGCAACTGTACTGTCGCCGCTTCGTGATTTAACTAGCTTGACCCTTCGTTCCTACAATACTGACTGGCCTGCTATGACAATGGAGTTTCACGCTGAAAGTTTCCGAGGCCTAATGGAACTACGCTCGCTGGATTTGGGAGACAATAACATCTACATGTTGCCATCTGAAGTGTTTTGTCCACTGTTTAGTCTGGAATCATTGAACTTAACCAACAACAGAATTCAGGATATTTCCGAGATTGGATTCTCTGACTGGGGCAAAGGTCCGATTGCACCGGGCAAGTCGTGCAATACGGGTTTGAAAATGCTTGACTTATCTCATAACAATGTATTAAGGCTTCCTGATAACGGACTTTCCAGTTTGAGGTCACTAGAAGTTTTGAAGATACAGAATAACTTGATTAATGAAATCGGAGACCGGGCGTTCGTTGGATTGAATTCATTAAAAATTCTGAACTTGTCCGGAAATAAGTTAGTGGCAGTGCCTCCAGAACTATTCCAGTCTTCCCGAGTTATCAAACAAATTTCATTAGCCAACAATTCTCTTTCTGTGTTGGCTCCCGGACTCCTAGAAGGGCTTGATCAGCTTGAAAAATTGGATTTATCAAGAAATCGTCTGACTAATGATTGGGTGAACCGAGATACATTCGCTGGATTAATTCGATTGGTAATTTTGAATCTATCACACAACTCTCTTATACGATTAGATCCAAAATCGTTCCAAGATTTAAACAACTTACAAGTTTTGAATTTAGACAACAACGCCATTGAGACTATCAGCAATGGTGCATTTGCTGAGCTGAGAAATTTGCATCAACTCTCAATATCAGACAACAGAATGAAAGCGCTTAATGAACATATATTTTGCAATTTATTTGTGCTCAGTCAACTGTACCTAGACAACAATCAAATCTCCGTTATTAATGAACGCAgctttgaaaatattacctatttacaaGATCTTGGATTAAATGGAAATAGCTTAAATATGATCCCGGATGGAATTAAGAAACTGAGGTTCTTGAAATCATTGGATGTTGGAAAGAACAATATTACTAAAGTGTCCAATACATCTTTTGAAGGCCTAGAAGAATTATATGGCTTAAGATTAGTCGATAATCACATTACGAGCATTCCGAAAGATACTTTTAGTACATTACCATCTCTGCAAGTTCTGAATTTGGCTTCAAATAAAATCGAAAATGTAGAACAAGATGCCTTTCTTTCTAATCCAACTTTGAAAGCAATCCGATTGGACGGTAATAAGCTAACTGATATCCGTGGCGTCTTCAACAAACTGAATACATTAGGATGGCTTAATATTTCTGATAATAAACTGATTTACTTCGACTACAGCTATATGCCAGAAAGTCTTGAATGGCTTGATATTCATAGCAACAATATTACGAAATTGGACAACGAACAGAACGCACAACAAAACATTCGGATGCTGGACGTAAGCTACAACGCATTAGAAAACGTCGACGAGCGATCTATACCTGACTCAATAGAAGTCCTTTTCttgaataacaataaaattcacACGATTCATCCAGGTACATTCTTACAAAAAAGAAACTTAGAAAAGGTTATAATAACAGACAATAAATTGAGAACTGTCGAGCTTTCGGCTTTTACGTTGCCTCACATCCCAAAGCACAGAATGCTGCCAAAATTCTTCATAGGCAATAATCCATTTGTATGTAACTGTCACATGATTTGGCTCCAAAAAATCAATCTTTGGAATCATATGAGGCAGTATCCACGATTCATGGATTTGGACACTGTCACTTGTGAAGTtgtgaataataaatatggcGGGAAAGCTAACCTTATGGACGTTCCTGAGACACAGTTTCTTTGTTCCTACGAGACACACTGCTCATCAAGTTGTTCCTGTTGTGATTTTGAGGCATGCGACTGCAAGATGGCTTGCCCTGAAGGATGTTCGTGTTTTCATGACAGTAACTGGAATTCCAATGTGATTGACTGTTCTAATGTTGGATACACAGAAGTTCCTGAAAAAATACCTATGGATGCTACAGAGCTCTACCTCGATGGTAATGACTTTGGTGCTCTAAATAGTCACTTATTTATCGGTAAAAAGAAGTTACATAAACTTTACCTCAACAACAGTAACATAATATCGATAGACAATGACACCCTGAATGGGCTCCACTCTTTGAATGTACTGCATTTAGAAAGTAATCATTTGACTGAACTAACAGGAGGAGAATTTTCACAAACTAAACACCTACGAGAGCTATACTTGAACGATAACTTACTGACAAGTGTAGCCAATAAAACGTTTGAGAGCTTGTCATCATTACGCATTGCTCATCTCCAAGGGAATAAGATCCTTGACCTTGATAAGAAGTTGGCCCATATAGTACATTTGGAAAACGTAAACGTTCAAGGGAATCTTTTTACTTGTACTTGTGCTAACGTTATGCCGCTTCAAAACTGGTTTAAGAAGAACTACGAGGATCCAGCTGACATGTTTTGTGCTAGTGAAAATGGTGTAACTTCAAACTTAACAGTGTATGATGTGATTGATAACTGTCGTGATTCAAGTGTTACGGACAATACTATTCCTACTGAAAATCAGCCTTATCAGTTTGATGAAGTGAGCACTATAAAACTGAACTTTGTGCCACTCTTAGCAGTAGTTCTAATAAGTGTAATTTTGATACTATTATTTGGTGCCTTAGCATTCTCTTTTAGACAGAATGTACGCCTTTGGGCACATTCTAAATATGGAGTGAGACTATTTAAAAGTGCTTCGATACAAGAAAGTGAGTTAGACAGGGATAGGTTATATGATGGTTATTCTGTATATAGTTTGTTAGATGATGACTTTGTATCTAAAGTGATAGCACCAGCAATGGAACATGCTGGGTATACAATGTGTTTTCATTACCGAGACCTGCAGTTGGCTCACGAAAGTTACTTATCTGATCAAGTGACTAATGCTGCCGAGTCTTCTAAGAGGATTTTAGTATTTGTATCATTTAACTTCTTACAAAATGAATGGTCCAAAGTTTCGTTCAAAGAAGCAATGAAACATGTTATATCTTCTATTCACCCCTCCATTAGAAGGCACAGggttgtatttattttgacaACTGATGTCAGTGCTCTCaatttagatttagattttcaaaactatttaaaaacttGTACCGTTCTTTTATGGGGTGAAAAGAAGTTCTGGGAGAAAATAAGGTTTGTGATGCCTGATATTTCCAATTTACAATGGAATAAGGACTCATTACATTATAATCATGATAACATGTGCCCTAATGCTAGGCGACATCCTTCTAGATATACAGCTTCGCCAACAGCTCCCGAACACTGGTATAAATATGACGCCATTCCCCCTCAGACTCCTACAACTGTCAATGTAGGAATTAACATTGAAGATGACACTTCTATGTTGACCAACACAACAATGACGAGTCAAATTCAGGATGGAGATCCCTTACACCATAGTTACATTTCAATTGATACCCAGAACTATGAGCAGCCTTATGGCGGTCGGCCAAGGCCTCCTAACACCTTACGCAAACATCCCGGTCATGTTTCGCCTTCAGCGTTGGATGAGCAGGGCTACCTACAACCACGCTCATCTGTGCATGAGTGCTTACCCCAGACGCATTTATCCACACACCGATTATGA